In one Massilia endophytica genomic region, the following are encoded:
- a CDS encoding PA domain-containing protein, whose protein sequence is MKHNKFALSCGAAALLLAFGAAQAATIQIINMNAPGEGFNDPTPVAPIGGNPGTTLGAQRLYAFTYAANIWGSKLTSPVPIRIKASFEPRTCTATSAVLGSAGAMEIFYDFPGAPLPGTWYPGALTAKLYGDEVSSEAHIRARFNSRLGEPDCLAGRYFYLGLDGNEGNNVDFVAVLLHEMGHGLGFQTFTDGSTGEYFDAAPGDPGHPSVWDHYLTDVALNKTWTQSTPAERAVSALSVDKLAWGGALVTQSAPQVLDKLGVVNISGPAAGATAGDKQYGDAAFGNPVGHPPVSGQLMPVVDQANGTGLACSPLNSINIRSVQGNVALVDRGGCPFVQKAANVQAAGAIAMIVADNAPGTPAGMSGADPTVTIPSVRISQADGQALRAALAKRSRTASGVIATLTLDPTRMAGTDPAGRVLMYAPNPYQGGSSVSHYTTATRRNQLMEPAINEDLTHEVEPPIDLTLPLLKDIGW, encoded by the coding sequence ATGAAGCACAATAAGTTTGCCCTGAGCTGCGGCGCAGCCGCCCTGCTGCTCGCCTTTGGCGCCGCACAGGCCGCCACGATCCAGATCATCAACATGAACGCGCCTGGCGAGGGCTTCAACGACCCCACGCCGGTCGCCCCGATCGGCGGCAACCCCGGCACCACCCTGGGCGCGCAGCGCCTGTACGCTTTCACCTATGCCGCCAATATCTGGGGTTCCAAGCTGACTAGCCCTGTGCCGATCCGCATCAAGGCCAGCTTCGAGCCGCGCACCTGCACCGCTACCAGCGCCGTGCTCGGTTCCGCGGGCGCGATGGAGATCTTCTACGATTTCCCCGGGGCCCCGCTGCCGGGCACCTGGTATCCCGGCGCGTTGACCGCCAAGCTCTATGGGGATGAGGTCTCCAGCGAGGCCCATATCCGGGCGCGCTTCAACTCCCGCCTGGGCGAGCCGGACTGCCTGGCGGGCAGGTACTTCTACCTGGGCCTGGACGGTAACGAAGGCAACAACGTGGACTTCGTTGCCGTGCTGCTGCACGAAATGGGCCACGGCCTGGGCTTCCAGACCTTCACCGACGGATCCACGGGCGAATACTTCGACGCCGCGCCCGGCGATCCCGGCCATCCCTCGGTGTGGGACCACTACCTGACCGATGTGGCCCTGAACAAGACCTGGACCCAGAGCACCCCCGCCGAACGCGCGGTTTCGGCGCTGAGCGTGGACAAGCTGGCCTGGGGCGGCGCGCTCGTGACCCAGTCCGCGCCGCAGGTGCTGGACAAGCTGGGCGTGGTCAACATCAGCGGACCTGCCGCGGGCGCCACGGCTGGTGACAAGCAGTACGGCGATGCGGCCTTCGGCAACCCGGTCGGCCATCCGCCCGTCTCGGGCCAGCTGATGCCGGTGGTGGACCAGGCCAACGGCACCGGCCTCGCGTGCTCGCCGCTCAACTCCATCAACATCCGTTCCGTACAGGGCAATGTGGCCCTGGTGGACCGCGGCGGCTGCCCCTTCGTGCAGAAGGCCGCCAACGTGCAGGCCGCGGGTGCGATCGCCATGATCGTGGCGGACAATGCGCCCGGCACCCCGGCAGGCATGAGCGGCGCCGACCCGACCGTGACGATTCCGTCCGTGCGCATCAGCCAGGCCGACGGCCAGGCCCTGCGCGCCGCCCTGGCCAAGCGTTCGCGCACGGCCTCGGGCGTCATCGCCACCCTGACCCTGGATCCGACCCGCATGGCAGGCACCGATCCGGCAGGGCGGGTGCTGATGTATGCGCCGAATCCCTACCAGGGAGGCTCCTCGGTGTCGCACTACACCACGGCCACCCGCCGTAACCAGCTGATGGAACCTGCGATCAACGAGGACCTGACGCATGAGGTCGAGCCGCCAATCGACCTCACCTTGCCGCTGCTGAAGGATATCGGCTGGTAA